The Spirosoma foliorum genome has a window encoding:
- a CDS encoding OmpA family protein has translation MNYQWKSVGTKSIALLMAVSILSSNVSTAQSDKKKLNKTQKGAIVGASGGAVLGGMLGKTKGNTALGAILGATVGGAAGAVIGRRMDKRAEEIKRQMPDAQVERVGEGIKVSLGSDILFDTDSYALKSATRQQLINFAQTLNKEEDTNILVEGHADATGSAEHNLALSKKRADAVASFLEGQGVRTSRVDEKGYGENQPIADNATAAGRQKNRRVDIAVFANKQMQSDAKNGKLSASE, from the coding sequence ATGAACTATCAATGGAAATCAGTCGGAACGAAGTCAATTGCGCTTCTGATGGCTGTCAGTATCTTATCTAGTAATGTGTCTACTGCCCAGAGTGACAAAAAGAAGCTAAACAAAACCCAGAAAGGGGCTATAGTTGGTGCCAGCGGAGGAGCCGTTCTTGGTGGGATGCTTGGCAAAACTAAAGGGAATACAGCTTTGGGCGCTATTCTGGGCGCAACCGTTGGGGGAGCCGCCGGGGCCGTAATTGGTCGTCGGATGGATAAACGAGCCGAAGAAATCAAGCGTCAGATGCCCGATGCGCAAGTAGAGCGGGTTGGCGAGGGAATCAAAGTGAGTCTGGGTTCAGACATTCTGTTCGATACAGACTCTTATGCGCTTAAATCGGCTACACGTCAACAGCTGATCAACTTTGCACAAACGCTCAACAAAGAAGAGGATACGAATATTCTGGTTGAGGGCCACGCTGATGCTACAGGCTCGGCAGAACACAATCTGGCTTTATCTAAAAAACGAGCCGATGCCGTTGCCAGCTTTCTGGAAGGACAGGGTGTACGAACATCCCGTGTCGACGAGAAAGGGTATGGTGAAAATCAGCCAATTGCCGACAACGCTACCGCAGCTGGTCGTCAGAAAAATCGCCGGGTCGATATTGCTGTGTTTGCTAACAAACAAATGCAGTCAGATGCTAAAAACGGCAAGCTCAGCGCTAGTGAATAA
- a CDS encoding hypervirulence associated TUDOR domain-containing protein — MNNPKKGDEVSWNYSKGKATGQIVEVHPEDIKRTVQGTTVKRKGSADEPALVIKQGKKRIVKSASEVIKL; from the coding sequence ATGAATAATCCGAAAAAAGGCGACGAAGTAAGTTGGAACTATAGTAAGGGGAAAGCTACAGGCCAAATCGTAGAAGTTCACCCGGAAGACATCAAACGAACGGTTCAGGGAACAACCGTCAAACGGAAAGGCTCTGCCGATGAACCGGCTTTAGTTATCAAACAGGGAAAGAAACGAATTGTAAAATCGGCTAGTGAAGTCATCAAACTATAA
- a CDS encoding DUF3140 domain-containing protein codes for MTTATHNDQDKKQARKEFEQVVNMSASQLESWLKTDESKSVGQTKEGESESIGHKSGKRIIDILNKKASDLTDDDYSHMGKVVSYVKRHTAQRPEQVADSNWEYSLKNWGHDPTKS; via the coding sequence ATGACCACAGCTACACACAACGATCAGGATAAGAAGCAGGCCCGAAAGGAGTTTGAGCAAGTCGTCAACATGTCGGCGTCTCAACTTGAAAGCTGGCTAAAAACCGACGAATCAAAGTCGGTTGGCCAAACAAAAGAGGGCGAAAGTGAATCGATTGGCCACAAGTCAGGAAAGCGGATTATCGATATTCTTAACAAGAAAGCCAGCGATTTAACCGACGACGATTACTCTCACATGGGAAAAGTAGTCAGTTATGTAAAACGTCATACTGCCCAACGTCCTGAACAGGTAGCTGACTCCAATTGGGAATACTCCCTAAAAAACTGGGGTCATGATCCTACTAAATCGTAA
- a CDS encoding ferritin-like domain-containing protein, whose translation MNVKVSRVEILDQLSQLLTLSHDAEKGYQEAAENVDDNDLKILLQTQSRQRAEFAQELDREIRALGGEPDEGTSLTADLHRAWINIKSAFSTNDDKAVVQECHRGDQEALNTYNSVLQETDLAASTRELLLQQKHSIDSANSTMARLALVV comes from the coding sequence ATGAATGTAAAAGTAAGCCGGGTCGAAATCCTGGATCAACTAAGCCAGCTCCTAACCCTTAGTCATGATGCCGAAAAAGGGTATCAGGAAGCCGCCGAGAATGTAGACGATAACGACTTAAAAATATTGCTTCAAACCCAGTCGCGTCAGCGAGCTGAGTTTGCGCAGGAACTGGATCGTGAGATAAGGGCACTGGGTGGAGAACCCGACGAAGGCACCAGCTTAACAGCTGATTTACACCGTGCCTGGATTAACATCAAGTCAGCATTTTCCACCAATGATGATAAAGCTGTAGTACAGGAGTGTCATAGAGGAGATCAGGAAGCCCTGAATACCTATAACTCCGTACTTCAGGAAACAGACTTAGCAGCCAGCACACGTGAATTGCTGCTTCAACAGAAGCATAGCATTGACTCAGCCAATTCAACAATGGCTCGTCTGGCCTTGGTAGTGTAG
- the glgX gene encoding glycogen debranching protein GlgX: protein MSKQSNSNSLSESIQSKPGKPYPLGATYDGEGVNFTLFSENATAVSLCLYDTNDPSRETARIPLTERTDLVWHIYLDGLQPGQLYGFRVDGSYDPQAGHFFNPNKLLLDPYARAINAPVNHNDTWLAYDHTKPTSTDEGTDEYLVMSQEDSGPTMPKSVVVDPAFDWEDDTAPATPLHRSVIYEMHVKGFSHLHPTIDESIRGTYAGLGTPEVTDYLKKLGVTAVELLPVHQFTDESYWGYNSIGFFAPQNTYSSSGMAGQQVAEFKQMVKNLHKAGIEVILDVVYNHTAEGNQLGPLLSFKGIDNRVYYHQVGDSPEYYMDYTGTGNTFNLSHPRVLQLVMDSLRYWVTDMHIDGFRFDLASALIRTDEEFGSVSSFLDTVAQDPILAQVKLIAEPWDIQSYHVGGFPVRWSEWNGKYRDTLRTFWKGDEGKAAETATRLLGSPDLYAADGRSPANSINLITAHDGFTLNDLVSYNDKHNEANGEDNRDGSNDNMSWNCGAEGPTDDPAINELRERQKRNFLTTMLLSQGTPMIVMGDECGRTQHGNNNGYNQDSEISWMDWHWNEKQQALFEFTSQLTALRHDIPLLSRRRFFGSEQVAYLRPDGGEMTGDDLNNPHTHCLALFIDGLRVSEQTEDGQDIGDEQLIWILNAYWEDIPFMLPKIGRKSSSWEVVVNTFTGQVNPQVAPTAGGKPFTVPGRSSILLRLK, encoded by the coding sequence ATGAGTAAACAATCTAATAGCAATTCATTATCCGAATCGATCCAATCCAAACCTGGCAAACCTTACCCGCTAGGCGCTACCTATGATGGCGAGGGCGTCAACTTCACGCTTTTTAGCGAAAATGCTACTGCTGTTTCGCTATGTCTCTATGATACCAATGATCCGAGTCGCGAAACAGCCCGTATCCCACTTACGGAGCGCACTGACTTAGTGTGGCATATTTATCTGGATGGTCTGCAACCGGGGCAACTGTATGGCTTTCGGGTAGATGGATCCTATGATCCCCAGGCAGGTCATTTTTTCAATCCTAACAAACTCCTGCTCGACCCTTATGCTCGTGCCATCAACGCCCCCGTCAATCATAACGACACTTGGTTGGCCTACGATCATACTAAACCCACCTCTACTGATGAAGGTACCGATGAGTACCTAGTGATGAGTCAGGAGGATAGTGGACCAACCATGCCTAAAAGTGTGGTTGTTGATCCGGCTTTCGATTGGGAAGATGACACCGCACCCGCCACTCCCCTGCATCGTTCGGTTATTTACGAAATGCACGTCAAAGGCTTTTCACACCTACATCCAACCATCGATGAATCCATTCGAGGGACATATGCGGGTTTGGGTACGCCCGAAGTAACGGACTACCTGAAAAAACTGGGCGTTACTGCGGTTGAACTGTTGCCTGTTCATCAATTTACCGACGAGAGTTACTGGGGCTACAACAGCATCGGTTTCTTCGCTCCTCAAAATACCTATTCCTCGTCTGGAATGGCTGGGCAGCAGGTTGCGGAGTTCAAGCAGATGGTTAAAAACCTGCACAAGGCAGGTATCGAAGTTATTCTGGATGTGGTTTATAACCATACCGCCGAGGGTAATCAACTGGGACCTTTACTTTCGTTTAAAGGAATCGACAACCGCGTTTACTACCATCAGGTTGGCGATAGTCCTGAGTATTACATGGATTATACGGGTACTGGCAATACGTTCAATCTAAGCCATCCACGCGTATTGCAGCTGGTAATGGACAGTCTGCGTTATTGGGTAACCGACATGCATATTGATGGTTTCCGGTTCGATTTAGCGTCTGCCCTGATCCGTACCGACGAAGAGTTCGGCAGCGTTTCGTCATTCCTAGACACGGTAGCTCAGGACCCAATTCTGGCTCAGGTAAAACTCATTGCTGAACCCTGGGATATTCAATCGTACCATGTCGGAGGTTTTCCGGTACGCTGGTCGGAGTGGAATGGCAAGTACCGCGATACCCTCCGGACTTTCTGGAAAGGCGACGAAGGCAAAGCGGCCGAAACCGCCACTCGCCTATTAGGTAGCCCTGATTTGTATGCAGCTGATGGCCGTTCGCCAGCCAACAGCATCAATTTGATTACGGCTCATGACGGTTTTACCCTGAATGACCTGGTTAGTTATAACGATAAACATAACGAGGCAAATGGCGAAGATAACCGCGACGGATCTAACGACAATATGAGTTGGAACTGCGGTGCTGAAGGGCCTACCGACGACCCTGCCATCAACGAATTGCGCGAACGTCAGAAGCGTAACTTCCTGACAACAATGCTACTGAGCCAGGGTACACCCATGATTGTGATGGGCGATGAATGCGGGCGCACGCAACATGGCAACAATAATGGCTACAATCAGGACAGTGAAATTAGCTGGATGGATTGGCACTGGAACGAGAAACAGCAAGCTCTGTTCGAGTTTACCAGTCAATTGACGGCCCTTCGGCATGACATTCCTCTGCTAAGTCGACGTCGTTTCTTTGGCAGCGAGCAAGTTGCCTACCTGCGCCCAGATGGCGGAGAAATGACGGGTGATGATCTTAATAATCCACACACGCACTGTTTGGCCCTTTTCATCGACGGTTTACGGGTATCGGAGCAGACCGAAGACGGTCAGGACATTGGCGATGAGCAATTGATCTGGATTTTAAATGCTTATTGGGAAGACATCCCGTTTATGCTGCCAAAAATCGGTCGCAAAAGCTCTTCCTGGGAAGTTGTCGTGAATACCTTCACCGGGCAAGTAAATCCTCAGGTAGCTCCTACTGCGGGCGGGAAGCCGTTCACCGTACCAGGTCGTTCATCGATACTTTTGCGGCTGAAATAG
- a CDS encoding pyridoxamine 5'-phosphate oxidase family protein gives METTEQINKPLEKVRDMIEDIRIAMMTTLDEQGNLVSRPMAALQVDEDGTVWFFTKRSSPKVDQLEQNGHRVNLAFAAVSDASYVSVSGQAQEVEDQAKVNELWNPQAKAWFPEGKDDPELTLLKVHIDMAEYWNASDSRMIRLIQQATAAITGNPPKMGENKKVYN, from the coding sequence ATGGAAACCACAGAACAAATTAACAAACCCCTGGAGAAAGTGCGTGATATGATTGAAGACATTCGTATCGCCATGATGACAACCCTCGACGAGCAGGGAAATTTAGTAAGTCGCCCAATGGCCGCACTTCAAGTAGATGAAGATGGAACCGTCTGGTTTTTCACGAAACGATCGTCGCCTAAAGTTGATCAACTTGAGCAGAACGGTCACCGGGTAAACCTGGCCTTTGCTGCGGTTAGTGACGCCAGTTATGTATCCGTATCGGGCCAGGCCCAGGAGGTTGAGGATCAGGCTAAAGTAAACGAACTCTGGAATCCGCAGGCCAAAGCCTGGTTTCCTGAGGGGAAAGACGACCCCGAGTTGACACTGCTGAAAGTTCATATTGACATGGCTGAATACTGGAATGCAAGCGATAGCCGCATGATTCGATTAATTCAACAGGCCACCGCAGCCATTACAGGTAATCCACCTAAAATGGGAGAGAACAAAAAAGTGTATAATTAG
- a CDS encoding four-helix bundle copper-binding protein, with amino-acid sequence MIWKKNIYDSLTSCATLCNEFATECSNAEDIEMRYRSIFLNLDCADMCRNLAMLYVRGSENARLLAKACIEVCEKCAQEVSQFDTDRSRQIYAICQQTIASCVNIVDMGYQTDMEVQKPAVTPASLFYGIDLRETLYN; translated from the coding sequence ATGATCTGGAAGAAAAACATCTATGATTCGTTGACAAGCTGTGCCACTCTGTGCAACGAGTTCGCCACCGAATGTTCTAATGCAGAAGACATTGAGATGCGTTATCGTAGCATTTTCCTGAATCTGGATTGTGCCGATATGTGCCGTAATCTGGCCATGTTGTATGTTCGGGGTTCTGAAAACGCCCGTCTGCTAGCCAAGGCCTGTATTGAAGTATGCGAAAAGTGTGCGCAGGAAGTAAGCCAGTTTGACACCGATCGTAGCCGTCAGATTTATGCCATATGTCAGCAAACGATTGCCAGTTGTGTGAACATCGTTGACATGGGTTATCAAACCGATATGGAAGTTCAGAAACCTGCTGTCACACCAGCTTCCCTATTTTATGGTATAGACTTGCGGGAAACGCTTTATAATTAA
- a CDS encoding DUF2188 domain-containing protein — translation MWSITHFPAAMRSLNPTTRAKAIEIANQLLEQGQLEKQHIIMMSVEEARRWARVESANREWSSRVMQPYA, via the coding sequence ATGTGGTCTATCACTCATTTTCCGGCGGCCATGCGGTCATTAAACCCGACTACTCGGGCAAAGGCAATTGAGATTGCGAACCAATTGCTCGAACAAGGGCAATTAGAGAAGCAGCACATCATTATGATGAGTGTTGAAGAGGCTCGACGGTGGGCGCGTGTTGAAAGCGCCAATCGGGAGTGGTCAAGTAGAGTAATGCAACCTTACGCCTAA
- a CDS encoding hybrid sensor histidine kinase/response regulator has translation MIPAALDVVEKKETIRILLIEDDEDDYLLTKALVSVRENASIKLDWVDSYDRGLAAIDKGEYDVYLVDYRLGPYTGIDLIQEAFRMGCRAPMILLTGQDDLTVDQSALELGAADYLVKGRIDAQLLGRSIRYALRQASVLAEVAQKENKYRSLFERSIDAIFVANDELRFQDANSSVEQLLGYSRDELRYLNPARLFADLNHLRNLRFNVREHGQIKDFETMLIHRNGRKRICLISVWAVEDMIGHPEWYQGIVRDITDQKRAQQDLILAEKLTMTGKIARSIAHEVRNPLTNLSLALEQLKDELDTDSEYVTMFTDIIGRNVDRIGQLITEMLNSSKPRDLDRKKQDFNIVVKETLQLVSDRIKLKRMRLETSFTTDDSIALLDRDQVKTALLNILVNAVEAMEEGKGILSVRTHCTDTNRVCVEVSDNGGGISEADRQRLFDPFFTGKSGGMGLGLTATQNIINSHKGSIEVESNVGQGTTFRLLFPK, from the coding sequence ATGATACCTGCTGCACTTGATGTTGTCGAAAAAAAAGAGACAATTCGCATCCTGCTCATTGAGGATGACGAAGACGATTATTTGCTCACCAAAGCGTTAGTTTCAGTTCGGGAGAATGCATCTATAAAGCTCGACTGGGTCGATAGTTACGATCGTGGTCTGGCGGCTATTGACAAGGGAGAATACGACGTTTACCTTGTCGATTATAGATTAGGACCTTACACGGGCATCGACCTGATCCAGGAAGCGTTTCGGATGGGGTGCAGAGCACCTATGATCCTGCTTACTGGCCAGGATGACCTAACCGTCGATCAATCAGCTCTTGAGCTGGGTGCTGCCGACTATTTAGTAAAAGGGCGTATTGATGCCCAACTGCTTGGCCGTAGTATTCGGTATGCCCTTCGGCAAGCCAGTGTGCTGGCTGAAGTGGCTCAGAAAGAAAATAAATACCGTAGCCTGTTCGAACGATCAATCGATGCCATTTTTGTGGCCAACGACGAGCTACGTTTTCAGGATGCGAATTCATCTGTTGAGCAACTGCTAGGCTACAGCCGGGATGAACTCCGTTATCTGAATCCTGCCCGACTTTTTGCCGACCTGAACCACCTGCGTAATCTTCGATTTAACGTTCGGGAACATGGTCAGATTAAAGACTTCGAAACAATGCTCATCCACCGAAATGGGCGCAAACGAATTTGCCTGATTTCGGTTTGGGCCGTTGAAGATATGATTGGGCATCCAGAGTGGTATCAGGGAATTGTGCGGGATATTACTGATCAGAAACGAGCGCAACAGGATCTAATTCTGGCCGAGAAGCTAACAATGACCGGAAAAATTGCCCGGAGTATTGCGCACGAAGTTCGGAATCCGCTTACTAACCTCAGTCTGGCCTTAGAACAGCTCAAGGATGAGTTGGATACCGACAGTGAATATGTGACTATGTTTACTGATATCATTGGCCGGAATGTAGACCGCATTGGGCAACTCATTACTGAAATGCTCAATTCGTCGAAACCGCGTGATCTGGATCGGAAAAAACAGGATTTCAATATCGTTGTCAAAGAAACATTGCAGCTCGTTAGTGACCGTATCAAACTAAAGCGAATGCGTTTGGAAACGAGCTTCACAACCGACGATTCTATAGCACTCCTGGATCGTGATCAGGTAAAAACGGCCTTACTCAATATTCTGGTCAACGCTGTTGAGGCAATGGAAGAGGGGAAAGGCATATTATCCGTTCGGACTCACTGTACAGATACTAATCGGGTGTGTGTCGAAGTGAGTGATAATGGCGGTGGTATTAGCGAAGCAGACCGCCAACGGCTCTTCGATCCATTTTTCACCGGGAAATCGGGGGGAATGGGATTAGGGTTGACCGCTACCCAGAATATCATCAATAGTCATAAAGGCTCCATTGAGGTAGAAAGTAACGTGGGACAGGGAACAACTTTCCGACTTTTATTTCCCAAATAG
- a CDS encoding response regulator, whose protein sequence is MTILIADDDTDDRLFMDKALRQSGYTQNVQFVEDGEELMEYLRQEGRYNEENAPWPNLLILDLNMPRKNGFQALNEIKDDPKLRRLPVVVMTTSSADEDVLKTYNLGVNSFVTKPFNFNRLVEMVSALKTYWIDTVKLP, encoded by the coding sequence ATGACCATTCTGATCGCCGATGATGATACAGATGATCGTTTGTTCATGGATAAGGCACTTCGTCAGAGTGGTTATACGCAAAATGTTCAGTTTGTTGAAGATGGCGAAGAGTTGATGGAATATCTGCGTCAGGAAGGGCGTTATAATGAGGAAAATGCCCCCTGGCCTAATCTATTGATTTTAGACCTGAACATGCCCCGCAAAAATGGCTTTCAGGCCCTGAATGAAATAAAAGATGATCCTAAACTGCGCCGATTGCCGGTGGTTGTTATGACCACATCCTCGGCCGACGAAGATGTACTGAAAACCTATAATCTTGGCGTTAATTCATTTGTGACAAAGCCCTTTAATTTTAATCGGCTGGTCGAAATGGTCAGTGCTTTGAAAACATACTGGATAGATACCGTTAAACTGCCATAA
- a CDS encoding porin family protein, giving the protein MNNSVKTLMVAAFFSVGSLLLNSSDALAQGKARVGLKGGLNASSLYYDSQGATNKNERIGFHAGVFSQIPVSEFFAIQPELLYMTKGASATYNVIGFNGKNTFKLNYAELPVLATFKLGQAVELQAGPYVSYLLNSNINSNGDFGSGSTAVNRDNFNKVDYGIAGGLNLYFGKAFIGARYEQGLQNIANSGAANTILGNAKNGVGLLSVGFSVN; this is encoded by the coding sequence ATGAACAATTCAGTAAAAACTTTGATGGTGGCTGCCTTCTTTAGCGTTGGTAGCCTATTGTTGAACTCGTCTGATGCGCTTGCACAGGGTAAAGCCCGGGTCGGATTAAAAGGTGGTTTAAATGCAAGTTCGTTGTATTACGATAGTCAGGGAGCTACGAACAAAAACGAACGAATCGGCTTTCATGCGGGTGTTTTTTCACAGATACCGGTTAGTGAGTTCTTTGCCATTCAGCCCGAGTTACTTTATATGACGAAAGGTGCTTCAGCCACATATAATGTTATTGGCTTCAACGGCAAAAACACCTTCAAACTCAATTATGCTGAGCTACCTGTTTTGGCCACATTTAAGTTAGGACAGGCCGTTGAGTTGCAGGCTGGTCCTTATGTATCCTACCTGCTGAACTCGAATATTAATTCGAATGGTGATTTTGGAAGCGGCTCTACTGCAGTCAACCGCGACAATTTCAATAAGGTCGATTATGGTATTGCAGGTGGACTTAACCTCTACTTTGGCAAAGCATTTATTGGAGCCCGTTATGAGCAGGGATTACAAAACATTGCTAACAGCGGAGCAGCCAATACGATACTGGGTAATGCTAAAAACGGTGTAGGACTGCTTTCAGTGGGCTTTAGTGTGAACTAA
- a CDS encoding sigma-54-dependent transcriptional regulator, with amino-acid sequence MEKILIIDDNNDICLLLERFLSKQGYKTASVQRGDDGLVLLRKEAFELVICDFKLPDIDGLEMLRRIKVMHPTTAVIIITGYSDVRMAVQTVKHGAYDYVTKPLYPDEILYTIKAALERRAQSLNQSKGAPATAAPGTTKVSTTKPSPAKTALTPDGKRFIFGRSRAAEQLQKHIDLIAPTDMSVIITGETGTGKEFVANAIHLKSKRADKQFVAIDCGALGKELAGSELFGHVKGSFTGAMSDKAGSFEFANGGTIFLDEIGNLSYDNQIKLLRVLQERKIRRIGSNQDIPVDVRIIVATNEDLREAVRQGKFREDIYHRIAEFEMHLSPLRERKSDIMIFAEHFLELANQQLEKDIQGFEEEAKDKLKEYYWHGNLRELQNVVKRAVLLTQGDYIEADVLPHEIISPQYFTPEETNAGHVQVNYDPARPGIPVFSQSAANLKSVSENAERAAILKVLEKTGYNKTKAAEVLNIDRKTLYNKLKAYDIHL; translated from the coding sequence ATGGAAAAAATTCTGATTATTGACGACAACAATGATATATGCCTGCTTCTAGAGCGTTTTTTGAGCAAGCAGGGCTATAAAACGGCGTCGGTACAGCGGGGTGATGATGGGCTGGTTTTGTTACGAAAAGAAGCTTTTGAGTTAGTCATCTGCGATTTTAAACTTCCCGATATTGATGGCCTTGAAATGCTTCGGCGTATCAAGGTTATGCACCCCACTACAGCTGTTATCATTATTACAGGCTATTCGGATGTTCGAATGGCCGTGCAAACAGTTAAGCATGGGGCATATGATTACGTAACGAAACCCCTGTATCCCGACGAGATTCTATACACGATAAAAGCAGCCCTCGAACGGCGTGCACAATCGTTGAATCAGTCAAAAGGGGCACCTGCAACCGCTGCACCGGGTACCACAAAAGTAAGTACCACAAAACCGTCGCCTGCCAAGACGGCTTTAACGCCCGACGGTAAACGATTTATATTTGGCCGAAGTCGTGCCGCCGAACAGCTTCAGAAACATATCGATCTGATTGCCCCAACGGATATGTCGGTAATTATTACTGGCGAAACCGGTACGGGTAAAGAGTTTGTTGCCAATGCCATTCACCTCAAGAGCAAACGTGCAGATAAACAATTTGTGGCGATTGACTGTGGGGCTTTAGGTAAAGAACTGGCTGGTAGTGAGTTGTTTGGGCATGTGAAAGGCTCGTTTACGGGAGCCATGTCGGACAAGGCGGGAAGCTTTGAATTTGCGAATGGAGGTACCATATTTCTGGATGAAATCGGTAACTTATCGTACGACAATCAGATTAAACTGCTTCGGGTACTACAAGAGCGCAAAATTCGACGAATAGGTAGTAACCAGGATATTCCGGTCGATGTGCGGATTATTGTCGCTACGAATGAGGACTTGCGTGAAGCTGTCCGGCAAGGAAAATTCCGGGAAGATATTTACCATCGGATTGCTGAGTTCGAAATGCACCTATCGCCATTGCGTGAACGCAAATCCGATATTATGATCTTTGCGGAGCATTTTCTGGAATTAGCGAATCAGCAGTTAGAGAAAGATATTCAGGGCTTCGAAGAAGAAGCGAAGGATAAATTGAAGGAATATTACTGGCATGGTAATCTGCGAGAATTGCAAAACGTGGTGAAGCGAGCCGTGTTGCTTACACAAGGCGATTATATAGAAGCCGATGTGTTACCTCACGAAATTATCTCGCCCCAGTACTTTACGCCCGAAGAGACGAACGCTGGCCATGTTCAGGTTAACTACGATCCGGCTCGACCAGGTATTCCGGTATTCAGTCAATCAGCAGCTAACTTGAAGTCCGTTTCGGAAAATGCCGAACGCGCGGCTATTTTGAAGGTGCTGGAGAAAACGGGGTACAACAAAACCAAAGCCGCTGAGGTCCTCAATATCGATCGTAAAACGCTTTACAATAAATTGAAAGCATACGATATCCATTTATAA
- a CDS encoding response regulator has protein sequence MAKRVLIVDDEADICLLLSGLLRRLGYQPTCAHFIEEGRQCLHTQKFDAIFLDLNLPDGLGFDLLPFIKEDQTEAKIIMISAFDGQAERRRATEQGADYFIGKPFTRRSVEMALQTIQV, from the coding sequence ATGGCAAAGCGCGTATTGATTGTCGATGATGAAGCTGACATCTGTTTGCTGTTATCAGGACTATTACGTCGCCTGGGATACCAACCTACCTGTGCCCATTTTATTGAAGAAGGCCGTCAATGTCTCCACACACAGAAATTCGACGCTATTTTTCTAGACTTAAATCTGCCAGATGGATTGGGCTTTGATCTGCTGCCTTTTATTAAAGAAGACCAGACGGAAGCTAAGATAATTATGATCAGTGCGTTTGATGGACAAGCCGAACGTCGGCGAGCTACCGAGCAAGGTGCTGATTATTTTATAGGCAAACCCTTTACCCGCCGTTCGGTAGAGATGGCTTTGCAAACCATTCAGGTTTGA
- a CDS encoding lmo0937 family membrane protein, translated as MGNLLYTIAVILIIIWLLGFLGVLGTGIGSSSLIHILLVIAVVAIILRLIQGRGV; from the coding sequence ATGGGAAACCTTCTTTACACTATCGCTGTCATCCTGATTATTATCTGGCTCCTGGGCTTCCTGGGGGTGCTGGGTACAGGAATTGGTAGCAGTAGTTTAATCCACATTCTGCTAGTAATTGCAGTAGTTGCGATTATTCTACGTCTGATTCAAGGTCGTGGTGTGTGA
- a CDS encoding YtxH domain-containing protein yields the protein MKSLPGILVGLAIGAVVGVLLAPESGKKTRKRISSDSDSFFKDLQDQLQSGLDNIKSQYNDYVDSATGKTQDLVNQAKKKAKQ from the coding sequence ATGAAATCACTACCAGGTATTTTAGTAGGATTAGCAATTGGCGCAGTTGTCGGTGTTTTGCTTGCTCCCGAGAGCGGTAAAAAAACGCGGAAACGTATCTCGTCTGATTCAGATTCGTTTTTCAAAGATTTGCAGGATCAATTACAGTCAGGACTGGACAATATAAAAAGCCAGTACAATGATTATGTTGATTCGGCAACCGGAAAAACCCAGGATCTGGTTAATCAGGCCAAGAAAAAAGCCAAGCAGTAA
- a CDS encoding YtxH domain-containing protein, which translates to MRSTRDFLTGIITGVVIGLLTAPRSGKETREKLAEEANKRSGDLKDQWEKGVSQVKEGYEQAVSQVNQYTDKAKEQYNQYKDQAQAALNKNKEEVKDQYNDKVEELADNAKSGVDDAKSSLKA; encoded by the coding sequence ATGAGAAGCACAAGAGATTTTTTGACTGGTATTATTACCGGTGTTGTTATTGGTCTTCTAACAGCTCCCCGCAGTGGTAAAGAAACCCGTGAGAAATTAGCGGAAGAAGCGAACAAACGCTCCGGCGATTTAAAGGATCAGTGGGAGAAAGGTGTATCGCAGGTAAAGGAAGGATACGAGCAGGCGGTAAGTCAGGTAAATCAATACACCGACAAAGCCAAAGAACAATACAATCAGTATAAAGACCAGGCACAGGCTGCCCTCAATAAAAATAAAGAGGAGGTTAAGGATCAATATAACGACAAAGTCGAAGAGCTAGCCGATAATGCAAAATCGGGAGTTGATGACGCTAAATCTTCCTTAAAAGCTTAA